ttaaggtcacgtttcattcacctacgtttgttcgttcacgttcattaacctgcctataattgcatttcacgttcacgttcgttggctcgttcacattcgttcgctcgttctcgttcacgttcattcaccttgttctcgttcacgttcgtttgctcgttctcattcacgttcgttggctcgttcacgttcgttcgctcgttctcgttcacgttcattcatcttgttctcgttcacgttcgttcgctcgttcacgttctcggtgtggcggcagcgggacggcggtgtggcggcagcggagcggcggcggggcggcgcggcggcggcgtggcgccgcgcgcggcatcgggccggcgcgtggcgcggtggcgtggcgcCGCGCACGGCATCGGCGCGGCACGGCAGCGGCGTACGGTGCGCGGCGCGGTGCCGTCGTGGCGCTACGCCCGGTGGCGGcgtttcgcggcggcggcgttgcgcggcggccgccggtggcgcgtgacgcggcggcggcgtggcggcgcggcgccggtgcagtgccgcggcggcgtcgtggcgtctcgtggcgcggcgtcgtcgtggcgcAGTGTCGTGTCgtgacgaggtcggcgtcggcgtctgaaacacggcggccggcggcaaccgagaaggagagagagagatcaagatcggagagagagatcgagagggaggcggcggcggctctcaccccagagatgcggcggcggcggaggaggcggaggcggcagcgacaACGACGAGCGCGGGAGACGGCGAGatacggtggcggcgtcggcgcggggatgccctaggcagtggcggtgaAGGAGAaaccgagagagatcgatcgggcaaaaacttctaagtgttggtggagaagacgagggcgcgcatcgggaatacaTATAGcgctagatctttagtcccggttgatgagaacaacagGGAGTAAagacatcaaccgggactaaagatcttttcccgctatttccaaattctttttaaacccggttaggtttaagaaccgggactactgataagcgcactgaatattattttccattacatatgtatttctaaaatagaagataatgcattacaattatttaaagtacaaagattaatgacaattacttcgaaaaattattgttgtctgtaataaattaagtggataaaacgtaataagcaaatatatgatttaaaattaataaaaattctaataatcatatatacttagcatatgaatgacattattaaattggtaaaaactctaattaacatatgtatatacatacggcatgatttaaaattaataaaaattgtaatcatcatatatacttagcataggaattatattaaattaattgttaaaaactctaattaacatatgtaaatgccacatgcatgatttaaaaattttaaaaattcgaatagtcatatataattagcatataaatgatagtaaattaaattgtgaaaaactctaattaacatatgtaaatgccacatgcatcatttgaaacttttaaaaattctctagtcaattataattagcatatgaatgatagtaaattaaatgttaaaaactctaattaacatatgaaattgccacctgcgtgatttaaaactattaaaaattgtaagtatcgcatataactagcatatacatgatttaaacttgttaaaacctctaataatcgtgcgaaattaacatatgccatacatcaattgatttgtatggataatcaatacatccaaaatagtttacatcgtgtacacaataattacggcaatacatcggcggtgacggttgaccgcacgtattttctcctcactattgttccctccttgtgatcgctacgtgagtaaggagtgtcttcatttgataggaggatgctagggtcaatcgtcaccgtgaaagggggttgcccatccaattgatcgtaatcctcgtcagtcttgtcctcaactccgacgatttttcttttgcctgggagaaccacgtgacgcttaggctcgtcaggccctctgcccttctttcctttgctggacatgtccttcacgaaaaagacttgcgttacatcattggcaaggacaaaaggttcgtccgagtatccaaccttgttaaggtcaaccgttgtcatcccactgtcatcaatcattacgcctccaccagtcaacctaacccattggcaccggaacagaggaaccttgagaggaccatagtcaagttcccatatgtcctcgatggcaccgtaatacgtgctagttgttccatcgtgtcccatggcattgacacgaacagcgctgttttggttcgtgctcttcatgtcttgggctctcgtgtagaatgtgtacccattgatctcatatccctggaatgtcgcgatcgacccagatggtcccctcgccaggaaggcaagttgttggttgatcgactcgttacccatgagatgttgtcgtatccacgcggggaaagtatcaatgtgatgccgtgtaatccatgcatcggacttaccgatgttcctggcgcgaactagagccaagtgctcctcgatgtaaggagctaccaatgaagattgttgcagaaccatgaaatgggctttacggaataaattgttgtctaccgtcattattgctttcctttcaagagttccctttccccgtagtctcccttcatggcgtgattcaggtaccccgattgggcgaagatcttcgataaattctacacaaaattcgatgacctcctctgttccataacccttggcgatgcttgcctctggacgagcacggttacgaacatacttcttcagaacgcccatgtacctctcgaaaggaaacatgttgtgtaggtacacaggcctgagaatactgatctctttcacaaggtgacaaagcagatgcgtcattatattgaaaaatgaaggtggaaatatcaactcaaaactgatgagacattgcaccacatcattctgaagggcttctaatctatccggatcgatgaccttctgcgaaattgcgttcatgaatgcatatagctttgttattgttgcccggacattgtctggaaggataccccttattacaactggtagcagttatgtcatcaacacgtgacagttatgagactttaggtttgtgaacttcttctccttcgtgcttattattcgcttgatattcgtggagtatccagacggtacctttaagctctccaagcattcaaacatactttccttctctgccttgctaagagtgtagctggctggactcaagtaatggcttcctttctcctttggttccgggtgaaggtcgccgcgttgttccatatgcttcagatcattacgtgcttccagtgtatctttcgactttccgtatacacctaggaagccaagaaggtttacgcaaaggttcttagtgaggtgcatcacgtcgattgccaatagggtaactcccaaaatatagagttctttttccacatcgccgcgtgaccatcttcgctctctataggctggcttccaggcccctttccgaacactactttaagatctttaaccatagcaaacactgttttctcgttgcgatgtttaggcttcgtacggtggtcagccttatgttcgaagtgcttgcctttcttccgtaccgggtggtttgctgcaaggaatcgatgatgacccatgtatacaaccttcctacagtgcttaagatacgtactttctgtttcatccatacagtgagtgcaagccttgtaccccttgttggactgtctggaaaggttgctaagtgtaggccaatcgttgatggttacgaacagcagcgctcgtatgttaaactcctcctgtttgtcctcgtcccacacggggacaccttccttcttccacaacagcttaagatcttcgaccagtggtcttaggtacacatcgatgtcgttaccaggttgcttggggccttgaataataatcggcatcattatgtacttcctcttcatgcatagccaggggggaggttgtagatacacatcgtaacgggccaagtgctatggccgctgctcatctctccaaaaggattcatacCATCcatactcaaaccaaaccgcaTGTTTCGTGCGtcatttccaaattctttaaattttctgtctatGTTTCGCCACtacgaaccatcggcggggtgtctcagcatcccgtcctattgacgctcttcagcgtaccatcgcatcattctagcattccccttattcctgaacaaacgccttagccgtagtattatagggaaataccacatcaccttagcaggaattctcttctttgttagctgcctgtcaacttctcctggatcgtctcgtctaatcttgtatcgtagtgctttgcaaacagggcatgcttctaggttctcatactcctcaccacgatataggatacaatcattcggacatgcgtgaatcttctgaacttccagtcctagcgggcagactatcttcttagcctcgtacgttgtctcgggcaatttgtttccctccggaagaatgttcttgacgagtttcaataaatcgccaaatgccttgtcactaaccccattttttgccttccattgcaagaactccagagtggtatccaactttttgtgcccctgctcgcaacctaggtacaacgaagttctgtggtcctctaacatcttgtccaatttatgggctcccttttcactttcgcagtcctccttggcgtcctacaacatctgaccaagatcatacgcaacgtcgttaccatcagcatccctttcctcctcgcccgtttgatttccttcaaatccaacgtactgagcaaagtccggaatattgtcgtcttccacttcatcttcttccatttcaacaccttgctctccgtgggatatccaacaattatagcttggcatgaaccccgactcaaacaagtggaaatgaatagtcctggatgcagaatactccttctgattcttacacttattgcatggacaacaaataaaacacatttgcctgttagcttcggccactctcaaaaaatagtgcacaccgtcaataaactctttggaccgccggtcagcgtacatccattgccgatccatctacatgagtcgaaaaaaaatcgtacaaaaataattattcttataataatgacagtcatacaataattataagataattacaaactgtttcaatagtcatacaataatgacatatctttattcatacaaaaaatcataaaatattacaccaaataattcttatttactatttctaaagttttaaactaattttaatgtgttttacttcttttaattttcattttagtttttttctagtattcaagattaactttcactatagttttccttctcaactattttataaaaccttctttagcaaatcaactaaatttctatatattctttctcccccacacaaattttctccctcatcaacttacaactaaattttggagacaaaaaagtgtgcaaaacatagctgcaaatgtaatatgacaaaaaaaaattagaggatgaagttgcaaaccttttaggcacctccgatttgtatgtaatcaccaaaataaattcactagaaattttggcatgacctcccctcttttttgaagaaattttgaagcttgctcgggcagctggaggaggaagaagacatatatataggggtgggactttagtcccggttggtgttaccaaccggggctaaagatccctgagatctatagtcccggttggtaccaaccgggactgaagttacgatctttagtcccggttggtgttaccaaccgggactaaagatcccaggggggcctgacaggccttgacagcatttgaaccaggactaaagatggactaaagatcaaatatgcccgttaccctttttaaccgggactaaagatcatctttagccccggtttttattgcatccgggactattgtggaattcggccgaccgacgaaagatggtttctccaccagtgataccTCTTACCCTTCTGGTCAGACTGGTTATCCTTCAACATGTTAGCTGAAAAAAGTACTATGTTGCATGCCATCAATCTCAATAAAAGTTTTGATGACTTCCActgacccggcaaaaaaaacagatatataGAATTGGTCTTATTAATTACAAGTCTTATTAATCTAATCGATCGACAGGATTAGCGTTCGTGACAGCCTGCATAAGTGTCCGTACCCGTACCGTACCAGTACGGCCAGAGTGACATATGGGAAAACCAGTACAGTTAAACTGTATTTATTCccccagaaaaaaaatggtagtaTTTGTTATACGCATGTAATATTGCCAGTGAAAGTAATTAACCACTCCCAAGAAAAATGCATGGCGTGTGACCAAGTAAATTTTTGACTAGTCTGCAGAGTGATCAGTGACAAAATTAATAATATATGCTAAAAGATAGTAAAAGCTGCTCGTAATGTCCTTCTCATGATCAGACGTAGGATGTATCTACATGTGTATGCATTGACCGATCTTcagctaacaaaaaaaaaagttaatccTTAATTACCGGCCGGTTCGAAACAATTTGATTTGATCCCAAGACAATGGCGACCAAGTAAATGAAAAAGGTTGGAAACAATAGTTCTTTCGATCGATGACTTAGCATGCAGGTCATTGATTGATGATGCACGCTGGTTGGCCCTTCTGCAGATCCGAACATAGCTACTGCCATCCTTTCcttcaaaaagagaaaaaagataaCTTCTCTATGCCATCGTCAAAATGTGTGAAAACACAATCGACCACGTCAGGTTAGTTAGTAGTGCcgataaattattatttttaagctGAAAAGTTCAACCTGCAGGCAGCAAATTGCAGACCATTTCAGTCTACTAGCTGACATCAGTTCAGATTAATTGACTTGTTCAGTTGTTCACAAGTTCACGCTGCCGCGCCCCTGCGGCTATATAAGCACATTAATCCTCCACAGCCAAAGCATCACCCAACGATAAACACAAGCAgttagctagtagctagctagcttctcagcCACCAGAGAAACAGCAAATAATTCAGCAGAGAAGAGAGCAGAAAACCAAAGCCAAATAAATGGCTTCACCATCCATCTGCCTCCTCGCTGCTCTTCTTGTGTTGGTCTCATGGCAGGCCATCGCTTCTGATCCTAGCCCCCTGCAGGATTTCTGCGTTGCAGATATGCACTCACCTGGTATACCATTTATGCTCTTAATTTTAGACAATTAATAGCTTTATATTTACGATCTGAAATACTCAATTTTTCACACATAAAACATTTGTGAGATTATTCTACTTAATTTACTAACATCAAGTAATTGAAACAAGTATATATGTGTTGAAACAGTACATAAGACTTGCGTTTACGAGTTAACTTTTATATGATATAGTGCTTGTCAATGGATTCGCTTGCTTGGACCCAAAGTACGTGAATGCAGACCACTTCTTCAAGGCAGCCATGCTCAACACTCCTAGGAAGACAAACAAGGTTGGATCCAACGTCACGCTGATCAATGTCATGCAGATCCCTGGCCTCAACACACTCGGCATCTCAATTGCACGCATCGACTACGCACCATTGGGTGAGAACCCACCGCACACACACCCTCGTGCCACCGAGATCCTCACTGTTCTCGAGGGAACCCTCTACGTCGGCTTCGTCACATCTAACCCAAACACATTGTTCTCCAAGGTGCTCAACAAGGGTGATGTGTTCGTGTTCCCTGAGGGGCTCATCCACTTCCAATTCAACCCTAACCCCCATCAACCCGCGGTTGCAATTGCTGCACTAAGCAGCCAAAACCCCGGTGCCATCACCATTGCAAATACAGTGTTCGGATCAAAGCCACCGATTTCAGACATAGTTTTGGCAAAAGCGTTCCAAGTTGAAAAGGGCAC
The Oryza glaberrima chromosome 8, OglaRS2, whole genome shotgun sequence DNA segment above includes these coding regions:
- the LOC127782437 gene encoding germin-like protein 8-10 encodes the protein MASPSICLLAALLVLVSWQAIASDPSPLQDFCVADMHSPVLVNGFACLDPKYVNADHFFKAAMLNTPRKTNKVGSNVTLINVMQIPGLNTLGISIARIDYAPLGENPPHTHPRATEILTVLEGTLYVGFVTSNPNTLFSKVLNKGDVFVFPEGLIHFQFNPNPHQPAVAIAALSSQNPGAITIANTVFGSKPPISDIVLAKAFQVEKGTIDWLQAQFWENNHY